A stretch of the Longimicrobium sp. genome encodes the following:
- the mtgA gene encoding monofunctional biosynthetic peptidoglycan transglycosylase, producing the protein MWFRRRVEDEDRTLPYEPAEEPPPRRRRVARVAIWIAKVLAAYYVLCLVLLVAYRWVPPPATGVQVQRRIEAWTSDSPYRQRRVYKPMSAMSRHLPRAVVAAEDGRFWTHFGFDWVEMRQAKRDAEQGGRMRGASTITQQLMKNLFGCACRNPVRKLYDLALTPAAELILGKRRILELYLNNVEWGDGVFGAEAAARLHYGVGARELSRTQSAGLAALLPNPHRRTPANTRGYTREILRRMQVRGW; encoded by the coding sequence ATGTGGTTCCGACGACGCGTGGAGGACGAGGACCGGACGCTGCCGTACGAGCCGGCGGAGGAACCGCCGCCGCGGCGGCGCCGCGTGGCGCGGGTAGCGATCTGGATCGCGAAGGTGCTTGCCGCCTATTACGTGCTCTGCCTCGTCCTGCTCGTCGCCTACCGCTGGGTGCCGCCGCCGGCCACGGGCGTGCAGGTGCAGCGCCGGATCGAGGCGTGGACGTCGGATTCTCCCTACCGCCAGCGGCGCGTGTACAAACCGATGTCGGCCATGTCGCGGCATCTCCCGCGCGCGGTGGTGGCGGCGGAGGACGGGCGTTTCTGGACGCACTTCGGCTTCGACTGGGTGGAGATGCGGCAGGCGAAGCGCGACGCGGAGCAGGGCGGGCGGATGCGCGGCGCGTCGACCATCACCCAGCAGCTGATGAAGAACCTGTTCGGCTGCGCCTGCCGCAACCCCGTGCGCAAGCTGTACGACCTCGCGCTCACCCCCGCGGCGGAGCTGATCCTGGGGAAGCGGCGGATCCTGGAGCTGTACCTGAACAACGTGGAATGGGGCGACGGCGTGTTCGGGGCCGAGGCCGCGGCGCGGCTGCACTACGGCGTCGGCGCGCGGGAGCTGTCGCGGACGCAGTCCGCCGGGCTGGCGGCGCTCCTTCCCAACCCGCACCGCCGCACCCCGGCGAACACCCGCGGCTACACCCGCGAGATCCTGCGGCGCATGCAGGTGCGCGGATGGTAG
- a CDS encoding PilZ domain-containing protein → MTVVSTAGTRTNPRREFIRHTADVPIEVCAAEADGGRTQQGVNVSVGGLSFVSDQALETGSTIRIRIAEVDPPFQAQARVVWSRPEGDGYCVGVRFLDASDAFRARMVEQVCSIESYRREVQEREGRVLTSPEAAAEWIGKYAGRFPGD, encoded by the coding sequence ATGACGGTCGTCTCAACGGCAGGCACGCGCACGAACCCGCGCCGCGAGTTCATCCGACACACCGCCGACGTGCCGATCGAGGTGTGCGCGGCCGAGGCCGATGGCGGGCGCACGCAGCAGGGCGTGAACGTGAGCGTCGGCGGGCTGTCGTTCGTCTCCGACCAGGCGCTGGAGACGGGGAGCACGATCCGCATCCGCATCGCCGAGGTGGACCCTCCGTTCCAGGCGCAGGCGCGCGTCGTCTGGTCGCGGCCCGAGGGCGACGGCTACTGCGTCGGCGTTCGCTTCCTGGACGCGAGCGACGCCTTCCGCGCGCGGATGGTGGAGCAGGTGTGCTCGATCGAGTCCTACCGGCGCGAGGTGCAGGAGCGCGAGGGCCGCGTGCTCACCTCGCCCGAGGCCGCCGCGGAGTGGATCGGCAAGTACGCGGGCCGCTTCCCCGGCGACTGA
- a CDS encoding DUF4407 domain-containing protein: protein MKRFFLFCSGANTDVLRECPTDESKYVGIGVTILLTAILASLSGGYALYTVFGLVPVAAAFGVLWGAVIFNLDRVIVSGMRKQKHFALDLLYAAPRFVISVLLAVVISRPLELRLFEGEIQLRWDQMQSQARNSDVDRIRAGDGERLDSLRAENARMRAEIDARQNEYNRRNDEWIREKEGTGGTMIPGAGPVFAEKDTARKEALRQWEEIKSSNLPRIGRNDSVIARLEAQQDRNIARTDSVRSGADGFLARMEAFGSLKKDSETIRWASIFITLLFISLETAPVVVKLLSTFSPYRPYDELLEQREFELVEKVRQSMRVKRHELKTNAELEMADRDSMFETEQQLNSDKHQLRLDAELRANEALMRQVADAQAELAGHMVEDWRRKELAKMGHDVDEYAEDFA from the coding sequence ATGAAGCGCTTTTTTCTGTTCTGCTCGGGAGCCAACACCGACGTCCTGCGGGAATGCCCTACCGACGAGTCCAAGTACGTGGGGATCGGCGTCACCATCCTGCTGACGGCGATCCTGGCCAGCCTCTCCGGCGGCTACGCGCTCTACACCGTGTTCGGCCTGGTCCCGGTGGCGGCGGCGTTCGGGGTGCTCTGGGGCGCGGTGATCTTCAACCTGGACCGCGTGATCGTGTCGGGGATGCGCAAGCAGAAGCACTTCGCGCTCGACCTTCTTTACGCGGCGCCGCGGTTCGTCATCTCCGTACTGCTGGCCGTGGTGATCTCGCGCCCGCTGGAGCTGAGACTGTTCGAGGGGGAGATCCAGCTTCGCTGGGACCAGATGCAGTCCCAGGCCCGGAACAGCGACGTCGACCGCATCCGGGCGGGCGACGGCGAGCGGCTGGACAGCCTGCGCGCGGAGAACGCGCGGATGCGCGCGGAGATCGACGCCAGGCAGAATGAGTACAACCGGCGCAACGATGAGTGGATCCGCGAGAAGGAAGGTACGGGCGGCACCATGATTCCCGGGGCGGGGCCGGTGTTCGCCGAGAAGGACACGGCGCGGAAGGAGGCGTTGCGCCAGTGGGAGGAGATCAAGAGCAGCAACCTCCCCCGGATCGGCCGGAACGACAGCGTCATCGCGCGCCTGGAAGCCCAGCAGGACCGCAATATCGCGCGAACGGACTCGGTGCGGAGCGGGGCGGACGGGTTCCTGGCGCGGATGGAGGCGTTCGGCTCGTTGAAGAAGGACAGTGAGACGATCCGCTGGGCCAGCATCTTCATCACCCTGCTCTTCATCTCGCTGGAAACGGCGCCCGTGGTGGTGAAGCTGCTGTCCACCTTCAGCCCGTACCGTCCCTACGACGAGCTGCTGGAGCAGCGGGAGTTCGAACTGGTGGAGAAGGTCCGGCAGAGCATGCGCGTCAAGCGCCACGAGCTGAAGACCAACGCGGAGCTGGAAATGGCCGACCGTGACAGCATGTTCGAAACGGAACAGCAGCTGAATTCCGACAAGCACCAGCTGCGTCTGGACGCCGAGCTCCGCGCCAACGAAGCGCTGATGCGGCAGGTCGCCGACGCCCAGGCAGAGCTCGCGGGGCACATGGTGGAGGATTGGAGACGCAAGGAGCTGGCGAAGATGGGCCACGACGTGGACGAGTACGCCGAGGATTTCGCCTAG
- a CDS encoding AI-2E family transporter yields MDADRPRDDSPLEPDVDPAAQAAPVEPGAPRPDLERTERAIASPRTRSVGVTTLTVLALLYTLYFARPFLLPLVFALLLSFLFSPVVRAMARLRIPPPAGAGLVVLALLGALAVSGYELAGPVQSWAANAPETLATAQAKLRKLLRPLERASRTAEQVQSAAGAVAVGGDGAARPREVVVRQPSLIARVFGTTQRFAAGLLEVIVLLYFLLAAGDLFLQKLIKVLPNTGDKRKAVEIARMIEGSISTYLLTVAAVNLAEGAVVALAMWLLGMPSPLLWGALVAVLEFIPYLGALAMVAILGLVAMTVFDNAGRVLAVPAAFLCINLIQANFVSPVFVGHRLALNPVALLVGLTFWFWIWGIPGAFIAVPILATFKIFCDHIGSLAAVGEFLGMRDEAERRTVVRGM; encoded by the coding sequence ATGGACGCCGACCGCCCGCGCGACGATTCGCCGCTGGAACCCGACGTGGACCCCGCCGCGCAGGCCGCGCCGGTGGAGCCGGGCGCGCCGCGGCCGGACCTGGAGCGGACCGAGCGCGCCATCGCCAGCCCGCGGACGCGCTCGGTGGGCGTCACCACGCTCACCGTGCTGGCGCTGCTGTACACGCTCTACTTCGCGCGGCCGTTCCTGCTGCCCTTGGTGTTCGCGCTCCTGCTCAGCTTCCTGTTCAGCCCCGTGGTGCGCGCGATGGCGCGGCTGCGCATCCCGCCGCCCGCCGGCGCGGGGCTGGTGGTGCTGGCGCTGCTCGGCGCGCTGGCGGTGTCGGGATACGAGCTGGCCGGCCCGGTGCAGAGCTGGGCGGCCAACGCGCCGGAGACGCTGGCGACGGCGCAGGCGAAGCTCCGCAAGCTGCTGCGGCCGCTCGAGCGCGCCAGCCGCACCGCCGAGCAGGTGCAGAGCGCCGCCGGCGCCGTGGCCGTCGGCGGCGACGGGGCGGCCCGGCCGCGCGAGGTGGTGGTGCGGCAGCCCAGCCTGATCGCGCGCGTGTTCGGGACCACGCAGCGCTTCGCGGCGGGGCTGCTGGAGGTGATCGTCCTCCTCTACTTCCTGCTGGCCGCGGGCGACCTGTTCCTGCAGAAGCTGATCAAGGTCCTCCCCAACACCGGCGACAAGCGCAAGGCGGTGGAGATCGCGCGGATGATCGAGGGCTCCATCTCCACCTACCTGCTGACCGTGGCCGCGGTGAACCTGGCCGAGGGCGCCGTGGTGGCGCTGGCGATGTGGCTGCTGGGGATGCCCAGCCCGCTCCTCTGGGGCGCCCTCGTCGCCGTGCTCGAGTTCATCCCCTACCTGGGCGCGCTGGCGATGGTGGCCATCCTGGGCCTGGTGGCGATGACGGTGTTCGACAACGCGGGGCGCGTGCTGGCGGTGCCCGCGGCCTTCCTCTGCATCAACCTGATCCAGGCCAACTTCGTGAGCCCGGTGTTCGTGGGCCACCGCCTGGCGCTCAACCCGGTCGCGCTGCTCGTCGGCCTCACCTTCTGGTTCTGGATCTGGGGGATCCCGGGCGCGTTCATCGCCGTGCCCATCCTCGCGACGTTCAAGATCTTCTGCGACCACATCGGCTCGCTCGCGGCCGTCGGCGAGTTCCTGGGGATGCGCGACGAGGCCGAGCGGCGGACGGTGGTGCGGGGGATGTGA
- a CDS encoding CHAT domain-containing protein, translating to MRRYPRDARPRRKPRASEIPMSPPVKVLLLAANPDDNSAGLRIDHEIRRALEAVRMGSAGDRLKIEPELAAGAENLPDALQRHHPQIVHFAGHGYEKGIELDDGSIVRASTLAGLFTTFREVRVVVLNACETLPVAKRISQVVDYTVAMELPIHDSAAIRFSGAFYAALAFGRTVRSAFEEAAASLKAKYGERHAIPHLLVRPGADETPLAPSETSADFIEQKHNLRKIDAVGNVETEAEAPATAATRTSQHTCMEDVKSGGDVRSIQRVR from the coding sequence GTGCGACGTTACCCCAGGGACGCACGGCCGAGACGAAAACCCCGAGCGAGCGAGATCCCCATGTCCCCTCCCGTCAAGGTGCTGCTGCTGGCCGCCAACCCCGACGACAACTCGGCGGGGCTCCGGATCGACCACGAGATCCGCCGGGCGCTCGAGGCCGTCCGGATGGGGAGCGCCGGAGACAGGCTGAAGATCGAGCCGGAGCTGGCGGCCGGCGCGGAAAACCTGCCCGACGCCCTCCAGCGGCATCACCCGCAGATCGTCCACTTCGCCGGGCACGGCTACGAGAAGGGGATCGAGCTGGACGATGGATCGATCGTGCGCGCGAGCACCCTCGCAGGGCTGTTCACCACTTTCCGGGAGGTCCGCGTGGTGGTGCTGAACGCGTGTGAGACGCTTCCCGTGGCGAAGCGGATCAGCCAGGTGGTCGACTACACCGTGGCCATGGAGCTGCCCATCCACGACTCCGCCGCGATCAGGTTCTCGGGTGCGTTCTACGCCGCCCTCGCCTTCGGCCGTACGGTGCGGTCCGCGTTCGAGGAGGCCGCGGCGTCGCTGAAGGCAAAGTACGGCGAGAGGCACGCGATCCCCCACCTGCTGGTCCGCCCCGGCGCCGATGAAACGCCGCTCGCTCCGTCCGAGACTTCCGCCGATTTTATCGAGCAGAAGCACAACCTCAGGAAGATCGACGCGGTCGGCAACGTGGAGACGGAAGCCGAAGCCCCTGCGACGGCAGCCACCCGGACCTCTCAGCACACCTGCATGGAGGACGTGAAGAGCGGCGGCGATGTAAGGTCCATACAGAGGGTAAGGTGA
- the uvrC gene encoding excinuclease ABC subunit UvrC — translation MPQNSTLESKLRHLPTRPGVYLMKDAEGVVIYVGKAKSLRSRVRSYFAAGAQHGIKTQELVRRVADVDTIVVNTEAEALILENNLIKENRPRFNINLKDDKTYPYIKVTVHERFPRVFVTRRLVKDGSRYFGPYTDVRRMRQSLELVKKLYTVRSCHYDLPRETPARPCLDYHIGRCKAPCVAFQTEDEYRGMVDEILEVLGGHTRLVADRLKREMGMAAQEMNFERAAELRDAIAQLETLERRQRVVDVTGSDRDVVGFARDRAEACGVVLLIREGKLLGREVTFLTNAGDDSDESAFNAFVTRHYTDRAIRDDGSIPPEIFFPEDFADRGVLQELLREHAGRAVRLHVPQRGEKVQLVTLAEQNARHLLEERKLVAQATAGRAPDALYELQEVLELESVPRTILCFDISHTQGSEVVASGVFFENGEPNKGEYKKFKIRGQWGNDDFASMHEVVGRWFNRRVEEGKAPPDLVVIDGGKGQLGAAAKALEEIGFPQQPVISLAKRDEEVFVPGRGEPIRLPRRSQALRLLQRVRDEAHRFAVSYNRKLRTKRTVRSELSTIPGVGPARQRALLDRFGSMRAVAAASEAEVAALPGFGTALARKVLAHVRGEAPAEAPQPGGASGGGVVVG, via the coding sequence ATGCCGCAGAACTCCACGCTCGAAAGCAAGCTCCGCCACCTTCCCACCCGCCCCGGCGTGTACCTGATGAAGGACGCCGAGGGCGTGGTCATCTACGTGGGGAAGGCCAAGTCGCTGCGCAGCCGCGTGCGCAGCTACTTCGCCGCGGGCGCGCAGCACGGGATCAAGACGCAGGAGCTGGTGCGGCGGGTGGCCGACGTGGACACCATCGTGGTGAACACCGAGGCCGAGGCGCTGATCCTCGAGAACAACCTGATCAAGGAGAACCGTCCCCGCTTCAACATCAACCTCAAGGACGACAAGACCTATCCCTACATCAAGGTCACCGTCCACGAGCGCTTCCCCCGCGTGTTCGTCACCCGCCGGCTGGTGAAGGACGGGAGCCGGTACTTCGGGCCGTACACCGACGTCCGCCGCATGCGGCAGTCGCTGGAGCTGGTGAAGAAGCTGTACACCGTGCGCTCCTGCCACTACGACCTGCCGCGCGAGACCCCCGCGCGCCCCTGCCTGGACTACCACATCGGCCGCTGCAAGGCGCCGTGCGTGGCGTTCCAGACGGAAGACGAGTACCGGGGGATGGTGGACGAGATCCTGGAGGTGCTGGGCGGCCACACCCGCCTGGTCGCCGACCGGCTCAAGCGGGAGATGGGGATGGCGGCGCAGGAGATGAACTTCGAGCGCGCCGCCGAGCTGCGCGACGCCATCGCCCAGCTGGAGACGCTGGAGCGGCGGCAGCGCGTGGTCGACGTCACCGGCAGCGACCGCGACGTGGTCGGCTTCGCGCGCGACCGGGCGGAGGCGTGCGGCGTGGTGCTGCTGATCCGCGAGGGAAAGCTGCTGGGGCGCGAGGTCACCTTCCTGACCAACGCGGGCGACGACAGCGACGAGAGCGCGTTCAACGCCTTCGTCACCCGCCACTACACCGACCGGGCGATCCGCGACGACGGGTCGATCCCGCCGGAGATCTTCTTCCCCGAGGACTTCGCCGACCGCGGCGTGCTGCAGGAGCTGCTGCGCGAGCACGCCGGCCGCGCCGTGCGCCTGCACGTGCCCCAGCGCGGCGAGAAGGTGCAGCTCGTCACCCTCGCCGAGCAGAACGCGCGGCACCTGCTGGAGGAGCGCAAGCTGGTGGCCCAGGCGACGGCGGGGCGCGCGCCCGACGCGCTGTACGAGCTGCAGGAGGTGCTGGAGCTGGAGAGCGTGCCGCGCACCATCCTCTGCTTCGACATCTCGCACACGCAGGGGAGCGAGGTGGTGGCCAGCGGCGTGTTCTTCGAGAACGGCGAGCCGAACAAGGGCGAGTACAAGAAGTTCAAGATCCGCGGCCAGTGGGGGAACGACGACTTCGCCTCGATGCACGAGGTGGTGGGGCGATGGTTCAACCGGCGCGTGGAAGAGGGGAAGGCGCCGCCCGACCTGGTGGTGATCGACGGGGGGAAGGGGCAGCTGGGCGCGGCGGCGAAGGCGCTGGAGGAGATCGGCTTCCCGCAGCAGCCGGTGATCTCGCTGGCCAAGCGCGACGAGGAGGTGTTCGTCCCCGGCCGCGGCGAGCCGATCCGCCTCCCGCGGCGGAGCCAGGCGCTGCGGCTGCTGCAGCGCGTGCGCGACGAGGCGCACCGCTTCGCCGTGAGCTACAACCGCAAGCTGAGGACGAAGCGCACGGTGCGCTCCGAGCTGTCGACCATCCCCGGCGTGGGGCCCGCGCGGCAGCGGGCGCTGCTCGACCGCTTCGGCTCGATGCGCGCCGTGGCCGCCGCGAGCGAGGCGGAGGTGGCTGCGCTCCCCGGCTTCGGCACCGCCCTCGCGCGCAAGGTGCTCGCCCACGTCCGCGGCGAGGCGCCGGCGGAGGCGCCCCAGCCAGGCGGCGCCTCGGGCGGCGGCGTCGTGGTGGGGTGA
- a CDS encoding class I SAM-dependent methyltransferase has protein sequence MEKPTAQVRADFDGIARLEEAHGAREGPYVRWLADQLRDDVGEALEIGCGTGELTRLLAARASYVLAIDLSPEMIRVARERSPSFPNVEYRVADVTAWEMPRGRFDCVASVATLHHLPFEPAVTAMRDALRPGGWLLILDILTRPGLRHLPRNAAAAIASRLRMRRGSRALRAAYDAHGRGETYLRPDELRARFEPLLPGAEIREHLLWRYSVVWRKPMG, from the coding sequence ATGGAGAAGCCCACCGCACAGGTCCGGGCCGACTTCGACGGGATCGCGCGGCTGGAGGAGGCGCACGGCGCGCGCGAGGGACCGTACGTGCGCTGGCTCGCCGACCAGCTCCGCGATGATGTCGGTGAGGCGCTGGAGATCGGCTGCGGCACGGGCGAGCTGACGCGGCTCCTCGCCGCCCGCGCATCGTACGTGCTGGCGATCGACCTCTCGCCGGAGATGATCCGCGTCGCGCGCGAGCGCTCCCCGTCGTTCCCGAACGTCGAGTACCGCGTCGCCGATGTCACCGCGTGGGAGATGCCGCGGGGGCGATTCGACTGCGTGGCCTCCGTCGCGACGCTGCACCATCTCCCGTTCGAGCCGGCGGTCACGGCGATGCGCGACGCGCTGCGGCCCGGCGGGTGGCTGCTGATCCTCGACATCCTCACCCGTCCCGGCCTGCGCCATCTCCCCCGCAACGCCGCGGCGGCGATCGCCAGCCGGCTGAGGATGCGTCGCGGATCGCGCGCGCTGCGGGCCGCGTACGACGCGCACGGGCGCGGCGAGACGTACCTGCGCCCGGACGAGCTCCGCGCGCGCTTCGAGCCGCTGCTGCCGGGCGCGGAGATCCGCGAGCACCTGCTCTGGCGCTACTCCGTGGTCTGGCGCAAGCCGATGGGATGA